TGTTGCATACAGAATTCGGGTCCGCTCATTCGAGGCATGATCATGTCCAGAAGGATCAGCGAAGGTCTGCGCCGGTTCGTAGAGGCCAGGCGCCGCAGGCCTTCGCGACCGTCAGCGGCACATTCGACGTCAAATCCTTCCTCATTCAGGAACTCGGCCAGCGATTTTCTAAGAATAAAATCGTCTTCGATCAGCAGAATCAAAGGTCTGGGGCCTGCGATGGTCCAAGCTTTGATTCTCTTGTCCGGATCGACTCCTGCTTCCGAGAAATTGGGTAATTCCCGATTCGACACAAACTTGG
This Polyangia bacterium DNA region includes the following protein-coding sequences:
- a CDS encoding response regulator is translated as MILLIEDDFILRKSLAEFLNEEGFDVECAADGREGLRRLASTNRRRPSLILLDMIMPRMSGPEFCMQQKATPDQMKIPLIAISAVAFREQDLGFLGLKRAFQKPLDPPEMLTALWELASPSH